One window from the genome of Candidatus Synechococcus calcipolaris G9 encodes:
- a CDS encoding TolB family protein: MPRFSLRNIANKGLTLALVPILAACASGGYLLLPTDNFGGSLNSIRRDEDPQLSYDGRYVVFSSDRPGYRAIFLYDVQQRRIIDLPGLNRPGIMQDQPSISGDGRYIAYRSEGRGKSDIYVYDRLTRHQDLITANWQGDVHSPSISGDGRFVVFQSDRTGQWNIEIYDRGIDRRSPLPLTPSE; encoded by the coding sequence ATGCCTAGGTTTTCCTTAAGAAATATTGCCAACAAGGGATTGACTCTGGCTCTCGTCCCCATCTTGGCTGCATGTGCCTCCGGTGGGTATCTCTTGCTACCTACGGATAACTTTGGTGGCAGTCTCAATAGTATTCGTCGGGATGAAGACCCCCAACTCTCCTACGATGGCCGTTACGTTGTCTTTAGTAGCGATCGCCCCGGCTATCGCGCCATTTTTCTCTACGATGTCCAACAGCGGCGCATCATTGACCTCCCTGGTCTCAATCGCCCTGGCATTATGCAAGATCAGCCCAGCATTAGTGGCGATGGCCGCTACATTGCCTATCGGTCAGAGGGCCGAGGTAAATCCGATATCTATGTATATGACCGCCTCACCCGTCACCAAGACCTGATTACTGCCAACTGGCAAGGAGATGTGCATTCCCCCAGCATTAGTGGCGACGGCCGCTTTGTCGTATTCCAGTCCGATCGCACCGGTCAGTGGAATATTGAGATCTACGATCGCGGCATCGATCGCCGTTCTCCCTTGCCCTTAACACCGTCGGAATAA